In a genomic window of Flavobacterium sp. KACC 22761:
- a CDS encoding ferredoxin--NADP reductase, translated as MPSFLKLIIKEVKRETADAVSVLFNVPEELKPDYKFTAGQYINLKLTLDNQEIRRAYSICSAPESGELRIAVKAVKNGLFSQFANTTLKAGDVLEVGHPEGKFTLEPEADRQKNYVAFAAGSGITPVISIIKSVLKSEPKSSFVLVYGNKTPEQTIFHQELHDLQLQYVGRFFVHYVYSQAKAENALFGRIDKSAVNFVLNNKHKELQFDKFFLCGPEEMINTVSGILKEKNVKESAIKFELFTSSAQEHEIQGSQDGHTKITVLVDDEEVTFEMSKKQTILDAALKQGVDAPYSCQGGICSSCLGRVTSGSAEMTKNSILTDGEIAEGLILTCQAHPTSETIYVDYDDV; from the coding sequence ATGCCTTCATTCTTAAAACTTATAATTAAAGAGGTAAAACGCGAGACAGCAGATGCAGTTTCAGTACTTTTTAATGTTCCTGAAGAACTAAAGCCAGACTATAAATTTACAGCTGGGCAATACATAAATTTAAAATTAACACTTGATAATCAAGAAATAAGACGTGCTTATTCGATTTGCTCAGCGCCAGAAAGCGGTGAATTGCGAATTGCTGTAAAAGCGGTAAAAAATGGTCTTTTTTCTCAGTTTGCCAATACAACTTTAAAAGCTGGTGATGTTCTAGAAGTAGGTCATCCAGAAGGAAAATTTACGCTTGAACCAGAAGCTGACAGACAAAAAAACTATGTAGCATTTGCTGCTGGAAGTGGGATTACGCCAGTAATTTCTATCATCAAATCGGTTTTAAAAAGCGAGCCAAAAAGTTCATTTGTATTGGTTTACGGAAATAAAACTCCTGAACAAACTATCTTTCATCAAGAACTACACGACCTGCAATTACAATATGTTGGCCGTTTCTTCGTGCATTATGTATATAGTCAAGCTAAAGCTGAAAATGCTTTATTTGGAAGAATTGATAAATCGGCAGTGAATTTTGTGTTGAACAACAAACATAAAGAACTTCAATTCGACAAGTTTTTCTTGTGCGGACCAGAAGAAATGATCAATACAGTTTCAGGTATTTTAAAAGAAAAGAATGTAAAAGAATCAGCGATTAAATTTGAGCTTTTTACGTCTTCTGCTCAAGAACACGAAATTCAAGGTTCTCAAGATGGACATACAAAAATTACGGTTTTAGTTGATGATGAAGAAGTTACTTTTGAAATGTCTAAAAAACAAACCATTCTTGATGCAGCACTAAAACAAGGTGTTGACGCTCCATATTCTTGCCAAGGTGGTATTTGCAGCAGTTGTTTGGGTCGTGTGACATCAGGAAGTGCAGAAATGACAAAAAATTCAATTTTGACAGATGGAGAAATTGCCGAAGGCTTGATTTTGACTTGCCAAGCGCATCCAACCTCAGAAACTATTTATGTTGATTACGACGACGTCTAG
- a CDS encoding AtpZ/AtpI family protein translates to MEKEPNNRRKWLALINIPFQMGVIIFLFSYFGTWLDENHPSPKVYYNTIFVMAGVAFALYNVIRQVNDINKLK, encoded by the coding sequence ATGGAAAAGGAACCGAATAATAGAAGAAAATGGCTTGCATTGATCAATATTCCTTTTCAAATGGGAGTCATTATCTTTTTGTTTTCTTATTTCGGAACCTGGCTTGATGAAAATCATCCGAGCCCAAAAGTTTATTATAATACTATTTTTGTAATGGCAGGCGTTGCCTTTGCTTTATATAATGTTATCCGCCAAGTTAATGACATCAACAAATTAAAGTAA
- a CDS encoding ABC transporter ATP-binding protein — translation MIQVNQLSKKYNGTTVLNIENLEIPKGQSFGLVGNNGAGKTTFFSLLLDLIHPSTGNIKTNDIQVNTSEKWKSFTGSFLDESFLIGYLTPEEYFYFIGDLRHQNKADIDALLAKHEEFFNGEILNNKKYLRDLSKGNQKKVGIIATLIGNPEVIILDEPFANLDPTTVSRLKKIIKELADDPNVTVLVSSHDLQHTVEVCDRIVALNKGEIVKDIQTSKETLQELESFFAV, via the coding sequence ATGATACAAGTAAATCAGCTTTCAAAAAAATATAACGGTACAACAGTTTTAAACATCGAAAATCTTGAAATTCCAAAAGGACAAAGCTTTGGACTTGTTGGAAACAACGGCGCCGGAAAAACAACTTTTTTCAGTCTGCTTTTAGATCTTATTCATCCTTCGACTGGAAATATAAAAACAAATGATATCCAAGTAAATACAAGCGAAAAATGGAAATCGTTTACAGGATCTTTTTTAGACGAAAGTTTCCTAATTGGTTATTTGACACCTGAAGAATATTTTTATTTCATTGGAGATTTGCGCCATCAGAATAAGGCTGATATTGATGCGCTTTTAGCAAAACATGAAGAATTTTTTAATGGCGAAATTTTAAATAATAAAAAATATCTTCGTGATTTATCAAAAGGAAACCAGAAAAAAGTAGGTATAATTGCCACGCTTATTGGAAATCCTGAAGTGATTATTTTAGATGAGCCTTTTGCAAATTTAGATCCTACTACCGTAAGCCGTTTGAAAAAAATAATCAAAGAATTGGCTGATGATCCAAATGTGACTGTTTTGGTTTCAAGTCATGATTTGCAACACACAGTTGAGGTTTGTGACCGAATTGTTGCGCTTAATAAAGGTGAAATTGTAAAAGATATTCAAACCTCAAAAGAAACCTTACAAGAACTAGAATCGTTTTTTGCAGTTTAA
- a CDS encoding polymer-forming cytoskeletal protein, whose amino-acid sequence MFEKVKKSTTENLGKTNRIVEGTSIVGDIVSKADFRLDGELIGNFTSQGKLVIGASGIVKGEIICQNADIEGRFHGKLKVLEILNIKSTAHIHGEIMVGKLSIEPGAEFTATCAMLTNAESVIMLEDGKGTE is encoded by the coding sequence ATGTTTGAAAAAGTCAAAAAAAGCACCACAGAGAATTTAGGAAAAACCAACAGAATTGTGGAAGGAACTTCTATAGTTGGAGATATTGTTTCAAAAGCTGATTTTAGACTCGACGGCGAATTGATTGGAAATTTTACTTCGCAAGGAAAACTCGTTATAGGCGCATCAGGAATTGTTAAGGGCGAAATTATTTGCCAAAATGCCGATATTGAAGGAAGATTTCATGGAAAATTAAAAGTTCTGGAAATTTTGAATATAAAATCGACGGCGCATATTCATGGCGAAATTATGGTTGGCAAATTGTCAATAGAGCCCGGGGCTGAATTTACAGCAACCTGCGCAATGCTCACAAATGCTGAATCTGTAATAATGTTAGAAGATGGAAAAGGAACCGAATAA
- a CDS encoding glycosyltransferase family 9 protein — MRLSAMGDVAMTVPVLRAFVKQYPTVKLTVISRPFFKPFFDGIPNLEFFAFDEKERHKGFLGLLRLFKDVKKLKIDAFADLHNVLRSKIVSLLFALSGKKRATVDKGREGKKELTRADNKIFKQLPTMFVRHAKVFEELGFPVDLNNPEFPKKAILSAEITDLIGENYQNLIGIAPFAQYDSKVYPLDLMKEIISKLAENKDQTILLFGGGKKEIEILGSLSEPFKNVINVAGKIKFQQELKLISNLDVMLSMDSGNAHIAAMLGVKVVTLWGATHPYAGFLPFNQSLENALTSDRNQYPKLPTSVYGNKIVEGYEDAMRTILPEQILDKILEQLS; from the coding sequence ATGAGACTATCCGCAATGGGAGATGTCGCCATGACGGTTCCTGTTTTACGCGCTTTTGTAAAACAATATCCAACCGTAAAGCTGACCGTTATTTCGCGTCCTTTTTTCAAACCTTTTTTTGATGGAATTCCGAATTTGGAATTTTTTGCTTTTGACGAAAAAGAAAGACACAAAGGTTTTCTGGGACTTTTGAGATTATTTAAAGATGTAAAAAAATTGAAGATCGATGCTTTTGCAGATCTTCACAATGTTTTGCGATCTAAAATAGTGAGTTTGCTTTTCGCTTTAAGCGGAAAAAAAAGAGCAACTGTTGATAAAGGCCGAGAAGGAAAAAAAGAATTGACAAGAGCCGACAACAAGATTTTCAAACAATTGCCAACGATGTTCGTAAGACACGCAAAAGTTTTTGAAGAGCTTGGTTTTCCGGTAGATTTAAACAATCCAGAGTTTCCTAAAAAAGCCATTTTAAGCGCAGAAATTACGGATTTAATCGGAGAGAATTATCAAAATTTAATTGGGATTGCGCCTTTTGCACAATATGATTCTAAGGTTTATCCTTTGGATTTAATGAAAGAAATAATTTCAAAATTGGCTGAAAATAAAGATCAGACCATTTTGCTTTTTGGAGGCGGAAAAAAAGAAATTGAAATTTTAGGTTCACTTTCGGAGCCTTTTAAAAATGTAATAAACGTAGCCGGAAAAATTAAGTTTCAACAGGAATTAAAATTGATTAGTAATCTGGACGTTATGCTTTCTATGGATTCTGGAAACGCACATATTGCGGCAATGCTTGGCGTGAAAGTCGTTACGCTTTGGGGCGCAACGCATCCTTATGCCGGGTTTTTACCTTTTAATCAGAGTTTAGAAAACGCTTTAACTTCAGACAGAAATCAATATCCAAAATTGCCGACTTCTGTTTATGGAAATAAAATTGTTGAAGGTTATGAAGATGCAATGAGAACAATTTTACCAGAACAGATTCTTGACAAAATTTTAGAACAGCTTTCGTAA
- a CDS encoding tetratricopeptide repeat protein, translated as MKKNTLKYSFFLTFALLLVACSTKNNTFVNRNSHALSTKYNILYNGGIGLEKGLKSIQANNQDNFWKILPIEKMQFDENFSEGEKTKNPDFELAETKATKAIQKHSMNIGGRERNYQIDEAYLMLGKARYYDQRFIPAIEAFNYILYKYPNSSNIYTAKIWREKTNMRLGNDAIAIKNINLLLKKTDLNKQTLSDANALLAEAFLNTEQKDSAVAKLKIAEKFTKINEDRARYRFILGQLYQEAGKRDSAVYFYNGVIDMNRKADRKYMMHAYAKKAQMFDYEKDDHDMFIETYNKLVADRENRPYYDILFYEMGVFFDKNNEQKDALEFYNHSLARKSKDPYLVASTYRNIGNMYFRNTDYTMAAKYYDSTLVKLNPKTREFAFIEKNRKNLDNVIKYEAIAKRNDSIIKVYNLPEAERKLYFEIYIAELKKNDDAKRLQEEKEKEKQANIQRNTDASNGASAMNPPNKMDLAAGAFNPPGANDAASTFYFYNPTTVAYGKLQFRKMWGNRAIDGNWRLGAGKSIVNTAVKDSVNINQDSINALQQEIPEKYTTAFYEKKVPTSPVVMDSIGKERNFAYYQLGLIYKEKFKEYKLASDKLEQLLQNNPEEKLVLPSMYNLYKIYQITDPTKAERIKSEITTKYPGSRYALILNNTNSDDLASADKEYNKWYKLYEQEQYIEVLNNIDNLINTYSGEDIVSKFELLKANTLAKVEGLAAYKKGLENVADNYPNSEEGKSARDILEKQIPELEKLDFTAVDGKNWKILYQVSNTDTKTVKKIEESIKVYMLVENYERLTTSFDKYNKNESFVVIHGLKSEAYARDVAGVLREDKKYKISNTPIIISSDNYKIIQIKKNLDAYLAPKNQ; from the coding sequence TTGAAAAAGAATACGCTTAAATATAGTTTTTTTCTCACTTTTGCATTGCTTTTAGTAGCGTGTTCCACAAAGAATAACACCTTTGTGAATAGAAACTCGCATGCTTTAAGCACGAAATACAATATTTTGTATAATGGAGGAATTGGCCTTGAAAAAGGGCTTAAATCTATTCAGGCAAATAACCAAGATAATTTCTGGAAGATTCTGCCGATTGAAAAAATGCAGTTTGATGAAAATTTTTCGGAAGGAGAAAAGACCAAAAATCCAGATTTTGAATTAGCCGAGACAAAAGCGACGAAAGCCATTCAGAAACACTCCATGAACATTGGAGGAAGAGAACGAAATTATCAGATAGACGAAGCGTATTTGATGCTCGGAAAAGCACGATATTATGATCAGCGGTTTATTCCTGCAATTGAGGCCTTCAATTATATTTTATATAAATATCCAAACAGCAGTAATATTTATACGGCAAAAATCTGGCGCGAAAAAACCAATATGCGTTTAGGAAATGATGCAATTGCGATTAAAAATATCAATTTGTTATTAAAGAAAACAGATTTGAATAAACAGACGCTTTCAGATGCAAATGCACTATTGGCCGAAGCTTTTTTAAATACAGAACAAAAAGACAGTGCTGTAGCCAAATTGAAAATTGCAGAAAAATTTACTAAAATAAACGAAGACCGAGCGCGTTATCGTTTTATTTTGGGACAATTGTATCAGGAAGCCGGAAAAAGAGACAGCGCCGTTTACTTTTATAATGGCGTAATCGACATGAATCGAAAAGCCGATCGTAAATACATGATGCACGCTTATGCAAAAAAAGCACAGATGTTTGATTATGAAAAAGATGATCATGATATGTTTATTGAAACTTACAATAAATTAGTTGCTGATCGAGAAAACAGGCCTTATTATGATATTCTTTTTTATGAAATGGGAGTGTTTTTTGATAAAAATAATGAGCAAAAAGACGCTTTGGAGTTTTACAACCATTCGTTAGCCAGAAAATCGAAAGATCCTTATCTTGTTGCTTCAACTTATCGAAACATTGGAAATATGTATTTTAGAAATACAGATTATACCATGGCGGCAAAATATTATGATAGCACATTGGTAAAATTAAATCCAAAAACTAGAGAGTTTGCTTTCATTGAAAAAAACAGAAAAAATCTGGATAACGTAATCAAATACGAGGCAATTGCAAAACGCAATGACAGTATCATCAAGGTTTACAATTTGCCGGAAGCAGAACGAAAATTATATTTTGAAATTTACATCGCAGAGTTAAAAAAGAATGATGATGCGAAAAGACTTCAAGAAGAAAAAGAAAAAGAAAAACAAGCAAACATTCAACGCAATACTGATGCAAGCAACGGAGCATCAGCAATGAATCCGCCTAATAAAATGGATTTAGCGGCCGGAGCATTTAATCCTCCAGGCGCAAATGATGCGGCAAGTACTTTTTATTTTTACAATCCAACAACGGTTGCTTACGGAAAACTGCAATTCAGAAAAATGTGGGGAAATCGTGCTATAGATGGAAACTGGAGATTAGGTGCGGGAAAATCAATTGTTAATACGGCTGTAAAGGATTCAGTAAATATCAATCAGGATTCTATAAATGCATTGCAACAGGAAATTCCGGAAAAATACACGACAGCATTTTACGAAAAAAAGGTTCCTACGAGTCCTGTAGTTATGGATAGTATTGGTAAAGAACGAAACTTTGCATATTATCAATTAGGACTTATTTACAAAGAAAAGTTCAAAGAATATAAATTAGCAAGCGATAAACTAGAGCAATTATTGCAAAATAATCCTGAGGAAAAACTGGTTTTGCCGTCGATGTATAATTTGTATAAAATTTATCAAATAACAGATCCAACAAAAGCGGAAAGAATCAAGTCTGAAATAACAACAAAGTATCCAGGTTCAAGATATGCCTTGATTTTAAACAATACCAATTCGGATGATTTGGCTTCCGCTGACAAAGAATACAATAAATGGTATAAATTATATGAACAGGAGCAGTATATTGAAGTTTTAAATAATATTGACAATCTCATAAATACCTATTCTGGCGAAGACATCGTTTCTAAATTTGAATTGCTGAAAGCAAATACGTTGGCAAAAGTTGAAGGCTTAGCAGCATATAAAAAAGGACTTGAAAACGTGGCGGACAATTATCCAAACAGCGAAGAAGGAAAAAGTGCCCGTGATATTTTGGAGAAACAAATCCCAGAATTAGAAAAACTTGATTTTACAGCAGTTGACGGTAAAAATTGGAAGATTTTATATCAGGTATCAAATACAGATACAAAAACGGTTAAAAAAATCGAAGAATCGATTAAGGTATATATGTTGGTCGAAAATTATGAAAGACTAACAACTTCATTTGACAAATACAATAAAAACGAAAGTTTTGTAGTTATTCATGGTTTAAAATCAGAGGCATATGCCAGAGATGTTGCAGGAGTTTTGAGAGAAGATAAAAAATATAAAATCTCGAATACACCAATTATTATTTCAAGTGATAACTATAAGATAATTCAAATCAAAAAAAATCTTGACGCCTATTTAGCCCCAAAAAACCAGTAA
- a CDS encoding DUF5687 family protein, translating into MIKKFIYLEWKAFVRSASFGANLAMKILIGFLMVYFSVLFVAMGVGAFYVLKKMNLEPLITINKFLIYYFLFDLIIRLLMQAIPVLNIKPLLVLPFKKPIIVHFSLGKTALSFFNWVHALFFVPFSVVLVIEGYDIVGILFWLLAIFSLIYINNFLNIILSNIDKLFVVFVGLALALGAAQYYKIFDITVFTTPFFQGLYISKVLFLIPVLFLIGLYAFTFKYFKNNLYLDAGLSKKEDIATTENYSWLNQFGTLGTFLKNDIKLIKRNKRSKTTIIMSFFFLFYGLIFFGNTHQPAVMYIFAGIFVSGGFLFVFGQFVPSWDSSYYQLMMTQNIPYRGYITSKWWLIVIATFVSTILASFYLFYGWQVYLTIVVGAIYNIGVNSHLVLLGGAFTKTPIDLSNAGGAFGDKKAFNVNAMLLTLPKLLLPLGLYGIGLYLGDKTLGLMLVAGAGILGFVFKNKVFSIIEKRYKVEKYSTISAYKQKN; encoded by the coding sequence ATGATTAAAAAGTTTATTTACCTTGAATGGAAAGCCTTTGTCAGATCAGCCTCATTTGGAGCAAATTTGGCCATGAAAATTCTAATTGGTTTTTTGATGGTGTACTTTTCAGTACTTTTTGTTGCAATGGGAGTAGGAGCATTTTATGTGCTAAAAAAAATGAACCTCGAGCCTTTAATCACCATCAACAAATTCTTGATTTATTATTTTCTGTTTGATCTTATAATTCGTTTGTTGATGCAAGCAATTCCGGTTCTTAATATTAAACCGTTATTGGTTTTGCCTTTCAAAAAGCCAATAATTGTTCATTTTTCTTTAGGAAAAACAGCATTGTCGTTTTTTAACTGGGTTCATGCGCTATTTTTTGTGCCGTTTTCAGTTGTTTTGGTTATTGAAGGATATGATATTGTCGGAATCCTATTTTGGCTTTTGGCTATTTTTTCTTTAATCTATATCAATAATTTTCTAAATATTATTTTAAGCAATATCGATAAATTATTTGTTGTTTTTGTCGGATTGGCTTTAGCTTTGGGGGCTGCACAATATTACAAGATTTTTGATATTACAGTTTTCACAACGCCTTTTTTTCAAGGGCTTTACATATCAAAAGTATTGTTTCTAATTCCGGTTTTATTCTTGATCGGATTGTATGCTTTTACATTCAAGTATTTCAAAAACAATTTATATCTGGACGCAGGACTTTCTAAAAAAGAAGACATTGCGACTACCGAAAATTATTCTTGGTTGAATCAATTTGGAACTTTGGGAACGTTTCTTAAAAACGACATCAAATTGATCAAAAGAAACAAAAGATCAAAAACGACAATTATAATGAGTTTCTTCTTTCTGTTTTACGGATTGATCTTTTTTGGAAATACGCATCAGCCGGCGGTCATGTATATTTTTGCGGGAATATTTGTTTCAGGCGGATTTTTATTTGTCTTTGGTCAATTTGTACCAAGCTGGGACAGTTCGTATTACCAATTAATGATGACACAAAATATTCCTTATCGTGGATATATTACCTCAAAATGGTGGCTTATTGTTATTGCCACTTTTGTTTCGACAATTTTGGCTTCGTTTTATCTTTTTTACGGTTGGCAAGTGTATTTGACTATTGTGGTTGGCGCCATTTATAATATTGGAGTAAATTCTCATTTGGTTCTTTTGGGTGGAGCATTTACAAAAACGCCAATCGATTTGAGCAATGCAGGCGGTGCTTTTGGAGATAAAAAAGCATTTAATGTAAACGCGATGTTGTTGACTTTGCCAAAATTATTATTGCCTTTAGGACTTTACGGAATCGGACTTTATTTGGGTGATAAAACGCTTGGCTTAATGCTGGTTGCAGGAGCTGGAATTTTGGGATTCGTATTTAAAAACAAAGTTTTTTCAATCATTGAAAAAAGATACAAAGTAGAAAAGTACAGTACAATTAGCGCTTACAAACAAAAGAATTAA